From the Paenibacillus sp. MMS20-IR301 genome, the window AACCGGATCAGATACGAATTTCGCAAAGTTCATGGAATATTTCACCCAGTATAATTCGAAAGTGTTTGTCTTTGACGGAAATAACTATACTGTGTCGAAGACTGTGTTCTATAAAAAACCGGCCGCCGCTGCTCCGGCAGCGACAGCTAAACCAGCGGCAACCGCTGCACCGGTGGCGACGGCCAAGCCGGTAGTGACGCCTGCAGCAACTGCTAAGCCAGCAGCTACACCGGCACCGGCGGCTACCGCCAAGCCTGCAGCTACAGCAGCTCCGACTGCTGCCCCGGCTGTGGCCGACAGCAATACAAGCTTTACCCAGCAGGTAGTTACGCTGGTGAACAAAGAGCGCGCTGCGGCGGGACTAGCCCCTGTAGCGGCTCTCGACAGCCTGAATAAAGTGGCTGCCGCCAAAGCATCCGATATGCGCACCAACAATTATTTCTCGCATACTTCTCCGACCTACGGTTCACCTTTTGATATGATGTCCGCATTCGGCATCACTTATAAGGCGGCAGGCGAGAACATTGCCATGGGCCAGAGAACACCGCAGGAGGTCATGACCGCCTGGATGAACAGCCCGGGCCATAAGGCTAATATTCTCAGTGCGAACTTTAATTATATTGGTGTAGGCTTCGACAACAACTACTGGGTACAGGAATTTATCGGTAAATAAATTGTTGAATTATAAGACTTACAGCCTGCCTTCCGGCATGACCGGAGGGCTTTTTTTTGCTGATCAGGAAATGAAATATAAGTAACGCTTATCCACCTGCTATTCAAAAATCCCGGCAGGCTGCTGCTTTGTTATCACCATTACAGGAAAATGTTCGGGTAAAGTGAATATTTGCAAAATAAGCAAAGAAGAATTATGTTTATCTACATAGTTAAGAAGGCCCAGAATTGTGGAATAATGAAGAATAAAGGCAGACGGAGGGATAGCTTTGAAAGATTCCAAGTGGACCTGGCGGGCAGTGAGCCTGGTTTCTATCCTGGCGACT encodes:
- a CDS encoding CAP domain-containing protein, yielding MKNKTLRAVVGGSVAAVMALGISLPLQANAASGAGTATGSDTNFAKFMEYFTQYNSKVFVFDGNNYTVSKTVFYKKPAAAAPAATAKPAATAAPVATAKPVVTPAATAKPAATPAPAATAKPAATAAPTAAPAVADSNTSFTQQVVTLVNKERAAAGLAPVAALDSLNKVAAAKASDMRTNNYFSHTSPTYGSPFDMMSAFGITYKAAGENIAMGQRTPQEVMTAWMNSPGHKANILSANFNYIGVGFDNNYWVQEFIGK